From one Melioribacteraceae bacterium genomic stretch:
- a CDS encoding glycosyltransferase family 4 protein encodes MFKVLFISYYFPPMGLSGVQRSLKFAKYLKQFNWEPTILTAGDTAYYAHDYELLKEAENAELKIVRTDGSGPNHVGKKKTVKIPREIIRKTLSNLSKFFFIPDNKIGWSNSAYKKGKELLSNEKFDIIYVTCPPFSSFVTAAKLKKEFDLPLIVDYRDLWFGNQFSFMPTPYHKMQHKKLEYESLKAADKVIVINRRIKERLIKQYQFLTFDDVVIYPHGFDPEDFEKSVPIPKPHNKLILTYSGIFYENITPKYLIKAFKKLSQERPDIAANYELHFVGYFRKENQQLVNRLGLQEFVKDHGYLSHKDAVQRIISSDVLWMMVGETQSAETISTSKLFEYFGSRKPVLGCVPDGAAKTALEEYGASFIVPPDDIDAIMNSLIRINELYKKGNLPTANEEYVNRHNRIKLTEQLAKQFQFYLKAE; translated from the coding sequence ATGTTCAAAGTTCTCTTTATATCATATTATTTCCCGCCAATGGGATTAAGCGGCGTGCAGCGTTCATTAAAATTTGCTAAATATCTAAAACAATTCAATTGGGAACCGACAATACTTACCGCCGGTGATACAGCTTATTATGCTCATGATTATGAATTATTAAAAGAAGCCGAAAACGCAGAATTAAAAATTGTAAGGACAGATGGAAGCGGTCCAAACCATGTTGGGAAAAAGAAAACCGTTAAGATTCCAAGAGAAATCATTAGGAAAACTCTGAGTAATCTTAGTAAATTTTTCTTCATACCCGATAATAAAATTGGATGGTCCAATTCGGCATATAAAAAAGGCAAAGAACTTTTGTCAAACGAAAAGTTCGACATTATTTATGTAACATGTCCGCCTTTTTCGTCATTTGTAACTGCGGCAAAATTAAAAAAGGAATTTGATCTTCCCTTAATAGTTGATTACCGCGATCTATGGTTTGGGAATCAGTTTTCATTCATGCCTACACCTTATCATAAAATGCAGCACAAGAAACTAGAGTATGAATCTCTTAAAGCAGCTGACAAAGTAATTGTGATAAATAGGAGAATTAAAGAGAGATTAATTAAACAATATCAATTCCTTACATTTGACGATGTTGTGATTTATCCGCACGGTTTTGATCCGGAAGATTTTGAGAAATCAGTTCCGATTCCCAAACCCCATAATAAATTAATTCTGACATATTCTGGAATCTTTTATGAGAATATTACACCTAAATATTTGATTAAAGCATTTAAGAAATTATCGCAAGAACGCCCTGATATTGCGGCGAACTACGAGCTTCATTTTGTCGGTTATTTTAGGAAAGAGAATCAACAACTAGTGAATAGATTAGGTTTGCAAGAATTTGTAAAGGATCATGGATATTTATCCCACAAGGATGCGGTTCAAAGAATTATTTCAAGCGATGTCTTATGGATGATGGTTGGAGAAACTCAGAGTGCAGAGACAATCTCGACAAGTAAATTATTTGAATATTTTGGTTCACGCAAACCGGTTTTAGGTTGTGTCCCTGACGGTGCAGCAAAAACAGCTTTAGAAGAGTATGGAGCTTCGTTTATAGTACCACCTGATGATATTGATGCAATTATGAATTCGTTGATTAGGATAAATGAGTTATACAAAAAAGGAAATTTACCGACAGCAAATGAAGAATATGTTAATCGTCATAACCGAATTAAGTTGACTGAACAACTCGCAAAGCAATTTCAATTTTATCTGAAGGCCGAATAA
- a CDS encoding histidine triad nucleotide-binding protein produces the protein MSTIFSKIINKEIPADIVYESDSVLAFRDINPKAPVHILIIPKIEIPKVTDIKGSEHARLLGEMFDAANKIAEDQGISENGFRLVMNCGNNGGQEVYHLHMHLLGGRQMNWPPG, from the coding sequence ATGAGCACCATTTTTTCAAAAATAATTAACAAAGAAATTCCGGCGGATATAGTTTATGAATCAGATTCGGTTTTAGCTTTCCGTGATATCAATCCAAAGGCACCTGTTCATATTCTAATTATACCTAAGATTGAAATTCCTAAAGTCACAGATATTAAAGGTTCGGAGCATGCTCGATTATTGGGAGAAATGTTTGATGCAGCAAATAAAATAGCTGAAGATCAAGGAATTTCAGAAAATGGTTTTAGACTTGTGATGAATTGCGGAAATAACGGTGGACAGGAAGTTTATCATCTGCATATGCACTTACTTGGAGGCAGACAAATGAATTGGCCTCCGGGTTGA
- the purD gene encoding phosphoribosylamine--glycine ligase, protein MNVLLIGSGGREHALAYKISESPKLTKLYCAPGNPGIEKFAELVLLDINKKREVVEFCKANNVDLVVIGPEQPLVDGLANELRKYEIPVVGPNKYAAMIEGDKSFSKELMKKYSIPTADFEVFTKNEKDKAVRYLDKTTYPTVIKASGLAAGKGVAICNSEEEAVKTIDEYFEEDIFGESGHTIVIEEFLEGEEASVFVLTDGMEYFVLPPSQDHKRALNGDQGKNTGGMGAYAPAPLITDSLMAEIKESIISPTLEAMAIEDRLFNGCLYCGLMITDEGPKVIEFNCRFGDPETQCVLPLLEGDFLKLLYSAAIGKIDQSSVNYNGGSSVCVVAASKGYPDKYEIGFGITGLDLRQDNIIVYHAGTKKIDDKVVTNGGRVLGVTSFIKENNLTLAKQIAYDALSKINFKGITYRTDIADKALK, encoded by the coding sequence ATGAATGTACTTCTGATCGGTTCCGGTGGTAGGGAACACGCTCTTGCTTATAAAATTTCGGAAAGTCCAAAACTTACAAAATTATATTGTGCTCCCGGTAATCCCGGTATAGAAAAGTTTGCAGAATTGGTTTTATTGGATATTAATAAAAAAAGGGAAGTAGTTGAATTCTGCAAAGCAAACAATGTGGATTTGGTTGTAATTGGTCCGGAGCAGCCTTTAGTTGATGGGCTAGCAAATGAATTAAGAAAGTACGAAATCCCAGTTGTCGGCCCGAATAAATATGCAGCGATGATTGAAGGAGATAAATCCTTTTCGAAAGAATTAATGAAAAAATATTCAATTCCAACCGCAGATTTTGAAGTATTCACGAAGAATGAGAAAGATAAAGCTGTAAGATATTTAGATAAAACAACTTATCCCACTGTAATTAAAGCAAGTGGTTTAGCTGCCGGAAAGGGTGTTGCAATTTGTAATTCTGAAGAAGAAGCAGTTAAGACAATCGATGAATATTTTGAAGAAGATATATTTGGTGAATCCGGACATACAATTGTAATTGAAGAATTTCTCGAGGGTGAAGAAGCGTCGGTATTTGTTCTCACCGACGGAATGGAATATTTTGTTTTACCACCATCGCAAGACCATAAACGAGCATTAAATGGTGATCAAGGAAAAAATACCGGTGGAATGGGAGCATACGCCCCAGCTCCTTTAATTACAGATTCTTTGATGGCAGAGATAAAAGAATCAATAATTTCTCCGACACTTGAGGCAATGGCGATTGAAGACAGACTTTTTAATGGATGTCTGTATTGTGGTTTGATGATAACAGACGAAGGACCAAAAGTAATTGAATTTAATTGTCGATTCGGAGACCCTGAAACACAATGTGTGCTCCCGCTTCTTGAAGGTGATTTTCTAAAATTATTGTATTCTGCGGCGATTGGAAAGATTGATCAATCATCGGTTAATTATAATGGTGGAAGTTCTGTTTGTGTTGTCGCCGCTTCCAAAGGTTATCCCGATAAATATGAAATAGGATTTGGGATTACCGGATTGGACTTAAGGCAAGATAATATAATAGTATATCACGCTGGCACTAAAAAAATAGATGATAAAGTTGTCACAAATGGCGGACGTGTTTTAGGTGTTACTTCTTTTATAAAAGAAAACAATTTAACATTAGCTAAACAAATAGCTTACGATGCCTTATCGAAAATTAATTTTAAAGGAATAACCTACCGGACTGATATAGCTGATAAAGCTTTGAAATAA
- a CDS encoding sigma-54 dependent transcriptional regulator: protein MSTILIIDDEREICESIKMILEYEDYEVDYTTSSNEGIIKLKDSEYDALLLDIQMPEKNGFEVLKWIQDQHISIKVIMISAHSSLENAIKATKLGAFDFVEKPIDRDKILISVRNAVEQSSLLKENKKLKDDLGDEDNILGSSPAIKNILDTIKRVAPTDARILITGENGTGKELVARAIHKYGSRIKKELVEVNCAAIPNELIESELFGHEKGSFTGAIKQRIGKFEQASGGDLFLDEIGDMSIQAQAKVLRAIEDGKIERVGGGTKISVDVRIISATNKDLKKEIEEGNFREDLFHRLNVIPINIPPLRERKEDIPILIEHFTKKICEKNKFPHKKFDKKAIELFEKLPWTGNVRELRNLVERIVIMVPQEEIGEKEIINLIPHSDSKMDDILSVTNSFQEFKEKAERAFILKQLETNSWNISKTADVLGIQRSHLYSKMKKYEIEKGSD from the coding sequence ATGTCAACAATATTAATTATCGATGATGAACGAGAGATATGTGAAAGTATTAAAATGATTCTGGAATACGAAGATTATGAAGTAGATTACACAACATCATCAAATGAAGGAATAATAAAGTTAAAAGACAGCGAGTACGATGCTCTTCTGCTTGATATCCAAATGCCCGAGAAAAACGGATTTGAAGTTTTAAAATGGATTCAAGACCAACACATTTCTATTAAAGTGATAATGATCTCCGCACACAGTAGTTTGGAAAATGCAATTAAAGCAACAAAATTGGGTGCATTCGATTTTGTAGAAAAGCCAATTGATCGTGATAAGATCTTAATTAGCGTACGAAATGCCGTTGAACAATCATCTTTGCTAAAAGAAAATAAAAAGCTTAAGGATGATCTTGGAGATGAAGATAATATTCTGGGTTCAAGTCCCGCCATAAAAAATATCTTAGATACTATCAAAAGAGTTGCACCAACGGATGCAAGAATTTTAATAACCGGTGAAAACGGTACGGGGAAGGAACTTGTCGCAAGAGCTATTCATAAATACGGAAGCAGAATCAAAAAAGAATTAGTTGAAGTGAATTGTGCCGCAATTCCAAACGAGTTAATTGAATCGGAATTATTTGGACACGAGAAAGGTTCATTTACCGGCGCAATAAAACAAAGAATCGGAAAATTTGAGCAAGCATCAGGCGGTGATCTTTTCTTGGATGAAATCGGGGATATGAGTATTCAAGCGCAGGCAAAAGTTTTACGAGCAATCGAAGACGGTAAAATTGAACGTGTCGGTGGCGGTACCAAAATTTCGGTCGATGTAAGAATAATTTCGGCTACAAATAAAGATCTCAAAAAAGAAATTGAAGAAGGTAATTTCCGTGAAGATCTTTTCCATAGATTAAATGTAATTCCGATTAATATTCCTCCGCTTCGAGAACGAAAAGAAGATATTCCAATTTTGATCGAACACTTTACAAAGAAGATTTGCGAAAAAAATAAATTCCCGCATAAAAAATTCGATAAAAAAGCCATTGAACTTTTTGAAAAATTACCATGGACCGGTAATGTTCGTGAACTTCGAAATTTAGTTGAACGGATTGTTATTATGGTACCGCAAGAAGAAATTGGCGAAAAGGAAATTATAAATCTTATTCCCCATTCTGATTCAAAAATGGATGATATTTTGAGTGTTACAAATTCTTTCCAAGAATTTAAGGAAAAAGCAGAAAGAGCTTTTATCTTGAAACAACTTGAAACAAATAGCTGGAACATTAGCAAAACCGCAGATGTTTTAGGAATTCAAAGAAGTCATTTATACAGCAAAATGAAAAAATACGAAATTGAAAAAGGGAGCGACTAA